A single genomic interval of Helicobacter jaachi harbors:
- a CDS encoding flagellar hook-length control protein FliK has product METGAKNAKDSKEEKKQKTQKPQNAESSAKPAQSQSAQSQALSLDEPAQNLAAQEQEEAPSFAEMLMNGGKKKGEKAKDEPDIESKPKASANKQSLETAQSAQAQRTQILYRSAQAKQSLRNFAQSLREEVLNYKPPITKLSLELNPQNLGTLELTITKKGKDLHIQVLSNATAIGLFLQNQADFKANLTQVGFNNVDLSFASNEGGGGGSGTQRQNNQAAEQEEGNKNSLEDLQSNEMQVMNITLPKYA; this is encoded by the coding sequence TTGGAGACGGGTGCGAAAAATGCTAAAGATTCTAAAGAGGAGAAAAAACAAAAGACGCAAAAGCCTCAAAACGCAGAGTCAAGCGCTAAGCCTGCTCAGAGCCAAAGTGCGCAAAGTCAAGCGCTAAGCCTTGATGAGCCAGCACAGAATCTAGCCGCACAAGAGCAGGAGGAGGCGCCAAGCTTTGCTGAAATGCTCATGAATGGGGGCAAAAAAAAGGGCGAAAAAGCCAAAGATGAGCCAGATATAGAATCTAAGCCAAAGGCTAGTGCAAATAAACAAAGTCTTGAGACAGCTCAAAGTGCGCAAGCACAGCGCACGCAGATTCTATACCGCTCCGCACAGGCAAAGCAAAGCCTAAGGAATTTCGCACAAAGCCTGCGTGAAGAGGTGCTAAACTACAAGCCACCCATCACTAAGCTTAGCCTTGAGCTTAATCCACAGAATCTAGGCACCTTGGAGCTTACTATCACCAAAAAGGGCAAAGATTTGCACATTCAAGTGCTATCAAACGCCACAGCCATTGGATTATTCCTGCAAAATCAAGCAGATTTCAAGGCAAATCTCACACAAGTAGGCTTTAATAATGTGGATTTGAGTTTTGCTTCAAATGAGGGCGGTGGCGGTGGTTCAGGCACGCAAAGGCAAAATAATCAAGCAGCAGAACAAGAAGAAGGGAACAAAAATAGCTTGGAGGATTTGCAAAGTAATGAAATGCAGGTGATGAATATCACACTTCCCAAATACG